Proteins found in one Nitrospirota bacterium genomic segment:
- a CDS encoding diacylglycerol kinase — translation MKPGNFFESANLAVEGILYAAKTQRHMRYHFWVAGAVIIASLLLGVTRIEFLILCFIILLVLLSEMINTAIESIVDLVSPEYNQLAKVAKDVAAGAVFLVSAGALITGYLILFPYVKKPFSRGVMYVEDTSEHLTLIILILVIIAVVLAKSHYRKGRPFLGGLPSGHAAVSFAIGTSVVFLTKNALVSILTFILSFSLAYSRITMGIHTAGEVIWGAVLGTVITILIFQLFG, via the coding sequence ATGAAACCGGGTAACTTTTTTGAAAGCGCAAACCTTGCGGTAGAAGGCATCCTGTATGCTGCCAAGACCCAGAGGCACATGCGCTATCATTTCTGGGTGGCCGGGGCAGTCATTATAGCAAGCCTGCTCCTCGGTGTTACCCGCATTGAGTTTCTTATCCTTTGCTTCATAATCCTGCTGGTCCTCCTGTCCGAAATGATTAATACCGCCATTGAGTCAATTGTAGACCTTGTATCACCGGAATATAATCAGCTTGCCAAAGTTGCAAAGGATGTCGCTGCGGGCGCCGTCTTTCTGGTCTCTGCAGGCGCGCTGATCACAGGCTACCTGATCCTCTTTCCATATGTGAAAAAACCATTCAGCAGAGGTGTCATGTACGTGGAAGACACATCAGAACATCTTACGTTAATAATCCTGATCCTTGTTATTATTGCCGTGGTGCTCGCAAAATCACATTACAGGAAGGGAAGGCCTTTCCTTGGCGGCCTTCCAAGCGGACATGCCGCCGTATCATTTGCCATCGGCACATCAGTTGTCTTTTTAACCAAAAATGCATTAGTATCAATACTGACGTTTATATTATCCTTTTCCCTGGCTTACAGCAGGATAACAATGGGTATACATACTGCCGGTGAGGTTATATGGGGTGCAGTGCTCGGCACTGTAATTACTATACTGATATTTCAGTTGTTTGGATGA
- the hemE gene encoding uroporphyrinogen decarboxylase: MLKNDSFLKACRREPVDFTPVWIMRQAGRYMKEYRDIRKKVDFLTMCKSPELAAEVTMLPVDILGVDAAILFSDILIPVEAMGIGVTFTEKRGPVLSNPVRSDNELKALRVPDNVKSKELMPFIPQAIKLILQELGGRVPLIGFSGSPFTLATYIIEGETSRNFTWIKRMMYENPSLLHKLLDKITSAVISYLNMQINAGVHAVQLFDTWAGWLAPDDYREFALPYAERVIRGIDRKGVPLIYFANGVSGILEYMVNSGADVVGLDWRIDMADAVRRSNRRVALQGNLDPCVLYGPPAVIRKYTKTIIEKYGEEPGHIFNLGHGILPDIPVDHAKALVDIVHELSS; this comes from the coding sequence ATGTTAAAAAATGATAGTTTCCTGAAGGCCTGCCGAAGGGAGCCGGTTGATTTCACCCCTGTCTGGATTATGAGGCAGGCAGGCCGCTATATGAAGGAATACCGAGACATAAGAAAGAAGGTTGATTTTCTCACAATGTGTAAGTCCCCTGAACTTGCTGCTGAGGTTACCATGCTGCCCGTAGATATACTCGGCGTGGATGCCGCCATACTATTTTCTGACATTCTCATACCTGTAGAGGCAATGGGTATAGGGGTCACGTTCACAGAAAAGAGGGGACCTGTCCTGTCTAATCCGGTAAGGTCAGACAATGAGCTTAAGGCCCTTCGGGTACCGGATAATGTGAAATCAAAGGAACTGATGCCTTTTATCCCACAGGCAATAAAACTCATACTTCAGGAGCTTGGCGGACGTGTACCTTTGATAGGTTTCTCAGGGTCACCCTTTACCCTCGCAACATATATAATTGAAGGAGAGACCTCAAGGAACTTTACATGGATTAAACGCATGATGTATGAAAATCCGTCACTCTTGCACAAGCTACTCGATAAAATAACCTCTGCAGTCATAAGCTACCTTAACATGCAAATCAATGCCGGGGTTCACGCAGTCCAGTTGTTCGATACCTGGGCAGGCTGGCTCGCCCCTGATGACTACAGGGAGTTTGCCCTCCCTTATGCAGAACGGGTGATACGCGGGATTGACAGGAAGGGGGTCCCTTTAATCTATTTTGCAAATGGTGTAAGCGGGATACTGGAATATATGGTCAACTCAGGAGCTGATGTTGTCGGCCTTGACTGGCGGATAGATATGGCAGATGCTGTAAGAAGAAGCAACAGGAGGGTAGCACTGCAGGGCAATTTAGACCCCTGTGTACTTTACGGACCGCCGGCTGTTATAAGAAAGTATACAAAGACCATCATTGAAAAATATGGAGAGGAACCAGGCCACATCTTTAACCTTGGACATGGAATCCTCCCTGATATTCCCGTAGATCATGCTAAGGCATTGGTTGACATAGTCCACGAACTGAGTAGTTAA
- a CDS encoding DsbA family protein: MRKGLLFSALVLFLLLPLIHPVNAAETNQINIDDEIKSLKKDMQDLKKDVETLKAKSAAAPAQPSQELQEVTAGTDDDPFLGRSDAPVTIIEFSDYQCPFCGRFVKNTLPDIVKKYIDTGKVKYIFRDFPLDFHKNAPKAAEAANCAGDKGKYWEMHDKLFDNQSALSLDNLRQYATEIGLDADSFNACLDSGRHAEEITKDLEDGIKATVSGTPTFVIGRTQSGKKEVVGKKLVGARPLASFEQVIDQLLAEPVK; this comes from the coding sequence ATGAGAAAAGGTTTATTGTTTTCGGCTCTTGTGTTGTTTTTGCTGTTACCTCTGATACATCCGGTAAATGCTGCTGAGACAAATCAGATTAATATTGATGATGAAATAAAATCCCTGAAGAAAGATATGCAGGATTTGAAAAAAGACGTTGAGACACTGAAGGCAAAAAGCGCAGCAGCTCCGGCTCAGCCATCTCAGGAGCTGCAGGAAGTTACAGCAGGCACAGATGATGATCCCTTTCTGGGCCGGTCAGATGCACCCGTAACCATCATAGAATTTTCAGATTACCAGTGCCCGTTCTGCGGACGCTTTGTCAAGAACACATTACCTGATATAGTAAAGAAATATATAGATACCGGCAAAGTCAAATATATTTTCAGAGACTTCCCGTTAGACTTCCATAAAAATGCTCCTAAGGCCGCTGAGGCTGCCAATTGTGCAGGTGACAAGGGAAAATACTGGGAAATGCATGATAAACTATTCGACAATCAGAGCGCCCTCTCTCTGGACAATCTCAGACAGTATGCTACTGAGATTGGATTGGATGCTGATTCGTTTAATGCGTGCCTGGACAGCGGAAGACATGCTGAAGAGATAACAAAGGATTTGGAGGATGGGATAAAGGCTACGGTGTCCGGTACCCCAACCTTTGTCATCGGCAGGACACAGAGCGGTAAAAAAGAGGTTGTTGGAAAAAAACTGGTTGGCGCGAGGCCTCTTGCATCTTTTGAACAGGTGATTGACCAGTTGCTTGCGGAACCTGTAAAATAG
- a CDS encoding PhoH family protein — MSNTTLKIRLKERIDPYTLFGGGDANLRMIGESLGIKVVARGHEIILDGPREKIRTGQEVITGLTALVEEGYSIKPDDVDYIIRQALKDDKLKITEVFQEAVSLPSKRKLIIPKSHTQSEYMKAIRDNDIVIGIGPAGTGKTYLAMAMAVSALVGKEVNRIILARPAVEAGEKLGFLPGDMYEKVNPYLRPLYDALYDMMETEKANRLIERGDIEIAPLAFMRGRTLNDSFIILDEAQNSTSEQMKMFLTRLGFNSRVVVTGDITQVDLPAEKVSGLIEIQNVLSGIKGIEFVYFTEKDVVRHKLVQDIIKAYDIFVSRRKRVKKSRT; from the coding sequence ATGTCAAATACTACATTAAAGATACGGCTTAAAGAACGCATTGATCCATATACCCTGTTTGGAGGCGGTGATGCCAATCTGCGGATGATAGGGGAGAGCCTTGGTATTAAGGTTGTTGCAAGAGGTCATGAGATCATTCTGGATGGTCCCCGGGAGAAGATCAGGACAGGACAGGAAGTAATTACAGGTCTTACAGCTCTTGTTGAGGAGGGCTATTCAATAAAACCTGATGACGTTGATTATATTATCAGACAGGCTCTTAAGGATGATAAATTGAAAATCACAGAGGTGTTTCAGGAGGCAGTTTCACTGCCTTCAAAAAGAAAGCTGATTATTCCCAAATCCCATACTCAGTCAGAGTACATGAAGGCGATACGTGACAACGACATTGTTATAGGGATAGGACCGGCAGGCACAGGCAAGACATATCTGGCAATGGCAATGGCGGTCTCTGCGCTGGTAGGGAAAGAGGTGAACCGCATTATACTGGCCAGACCGGCTGTTGAGGCCGGAGAGAAGCTCGGATTTCTTCCGGGTGACATGTATGAAAAGGTAAATCCCTATTTAAGACCGCTTTATGACGCCCTGTACGACATGATGGAGACTGAAAAGGCAAACAGGCTGATTGAACGCGGCGATATAGAGATTGCCCCGCTTGCATTCATGCGCGGCAGGACTCTCAATGATTCTTTCATCATACTTGATGAAGCACAGAATTCCACCTCAGAGCAGATGAAGATGTTCCTGACGAGGCTTGGTTTTAATTCCCGTGTAGTGGTAACAGGGGATATTACGCAGGTTGATCTGCCTGCAGAGAAGGTCTCAGGCCTGATTGAGATACAAAATGTGCTCTCAGGAATTAAAGGGATAGAATTTGTATACTTTACAGAGAAGGACGTTGTAAGGCACAAATTGGTTCAGGATATAATTAAGGCCTATGATATATTTGTTTCAAGGAGAAAAAGAGTTAAAAAATCCAGGACGTAA
- a CDS encoding GAF domain-containing protein, whose translation MELLLLITSSAEMVNSFKSSLADEYIIMTADSLKKGLVLLQEEHIVSVAIDVTISDMIDEDMGRLRSCREATRLIGIVPFSISEDEKDKYNTGFDDIIYTPLSHSGIRATLRRVKERHSIYDEVGGMRYPDPEIRSQYQLQADTVYLSFRHLEKAIELSKTFTLNNFDLDRMLNMFLDTLMDTTAVGRASILLSDQKDGIYRIRCSRGLSPDFVSRLYLSSGSSIVLWLSASGRILKRNSADHESAEQQTILSSALREMKMLHSAVTIPVINEGKLTGILNLDNKITGIPFNNPELERIFILATYLGKAIRDIYHYQSICEQKEYIQKILEQMESEKREVVSEKKTDEDSLIFNELVGRMSHELRNPLVSIRTFTQLMKERYNDPEFKDFFYTTVTGEVEKLNSLVEKLIAFTHPIEYKFNLVDIGKVLDDSILAVTRNVKQSEFRILRNYKRDTIILRADKVQLGKAFSHLIQNSLSAMTSGGTLTIDVEQTPEDETCSVSIKDTGKGIPQEDIDRIFDPFYTTPEKGVGLGLPLSRKIIEGHGGKITVSSVLNQGTTLTVILPSNLQDAKQED comes from the coding sequence ATGGAACTGCTATTACTCATAACATCATCCGCAGAGATGGTCAACAGCTTTAAGTCATCGCTTGCAGATGAATATATTATAATGACGGCAGACAGCCTTAAAAAGGGTCTGGTCCTTCTTCAGGAAGAGCATATTGTAAGCGTAGCAATTGATGTGACTATATCAGACATGATTGATGAGGATATGGGAAGGTTAAGGTCATGCAGGGAAGCCACCCGTTTGATAGGCATTGTCCCATTTAGTATATCTGAGGATGAAAAGGACAAATATAATACTGGATTTGACGATATAATTTATACGCCTCTGTCGCACTCAGGAATCAGGGCTACCCTGAGAAGGGTAAAAGAGAGGCATAGCATATATGATGAAGTCGGGGGCATGAGATATCCCGACCCTGAGATACGTTCACAGTATCAGCTTCAGGCAGACACTGTTTACCTTTCATTCAGACATCTTGAGAAGGCTATAGAGCTGTCAAAGACCTTTACTCTAAACAACTTTGACCTCGACAGGATGCTTAATATGTTTCTCGACACCCTGATGGATACTACGGCAGTGGGCCGTGCTTCAATACTCCTGTCAGATCAGAAAGACGGAATTTACAGGATCAGGTGTTCAAGGGGGCTCTCTCCTGATTTTGTTTCAAGGCTTTATCTTTCTTCCGGAAGTTCCATTGTCCTGTGGCTCTCTGCGAGCGGCAGGATATTGAAGAGGAACTCCGCAGACCATGAAAGTGCGGAACAGCAGACTATTCTGAGCAGTGCATTAAGGGAGATGAAGATGCTGCATTCTGCAGTCACTATTCCGGTAATAAATGAGGGCAAACTTACCGGTATATTGAATCTTGACAATAAGATTACAGGTATTCCTTTTAATAATCCGGAACTGGAGCGGATATTCATACTTGCTACTTATCTTGGAAAGGCGATTCGTGACATATATCACTACCAGAGTATCTGTGAACAGAAGGAATATATTCAGAAGATTCTTGAACAGATGGAATCTGAAAAGAGGGAAGTGGTATCAGAAAAGAAGACTGATGAGGACTCCCTGATATTTAACGAATTGGTCGGGAGGATGTCTCACGAGCTGAGAAATCCGCTTGTCTCTATCAGGACATTCACTCAATTGATGAAAGAACGGTACAATGATCCTGAGTTTAAAGATTTTTTCTATACTACTGTAACAGGAGAGGTGGAAAAATTAAACAGCCTCGTAGAAAAATTGATTGCATTTACTCATCCTATAGAGTATAAATTTAACTTGGTGGATATTGGCAAGGTACTTGATGACAGTATTTTGGCCGTCACCAGGAATGTTAAGCAGTCTGAATTTCGCATCTTAAGAAACTACAAGCGTGACACAATTATTCTTCGGGCAGACAAGGTGCAGTTGGGAAAGGCCTTTTCTCATCTTATACAGAATTCATTGAGCGCAATGACATCAGGCGGGACACTGACAATAGATGTCGAACAGACCCCGGAAGATGAAACTTGTTCTGTTTCAATCAAAGACACAGGTAAAGGAATACCTCAGGAAGACATTGACAGGATTTTTGATCCCTTTTATACGACCCCGGAGAAGGGTGTGGGGCTGGGACTTCCATTGAGCAGGAAGATCATTGAAGGACACGGAGGAAAAATCACTGTCAGCAGCGTGCTCAATCAGGGTACTACACTGACTGTCATCCTTCCTTCAAACCTGCAAGACGCTAAACAGGAGGATTGA
- the ftsY gene encoding signal recognition particle-docking protein FtsY — translation MNFFSKITDKLSSKISRTRDKLVGTIDTLLSGFKKVDPLLLEELEEVLIAADLGSAVTARLIEKVKKDKITNPDGVRTSLKEGMLSILTQHEGSLNLDAAKPAVIVIIGVNGTGKTTTIGKLSEKLRREGRRVVIAAADTFRAAAIDQLVIWGERSSASVIRQSDGADPAAVVYDAIASARAKGADVLIVDTAGRLHTKVNLMEELRKIRRILEREHPGSPHEVLLVLDATTGQNALSQARLFNKDIGVSGIVLTKLDGTAKGGIILSITEELNIPVKLIGVGEGIGDLKDFDAREFVDALFEQA, via the coding sequence ATGAACTTCTTTTCTAAGATTACAGACAAGTTAAGCAGCAAAATTTCACGTACCAGAGACAAACTTGTAGGAACGATTGATACGCTCCTCTCAGGATTTAAGAAGGTGGATCCGCTTCTTCTGGAGGAATTGGAAGAGGTGCTGATCGCCGCAGACCTCGGTTCTGCTGTAACCGCCAGACTTATTGAAAAGGTAAAAAAGGATAAGATAACAAATCCTGACGGAGTCAGAACCTCTCTTAAAGAGGGGATGCTTTCAATACTGACACAACATGAAGGTTCTTTGAATCTCGATGCGGCGAAACCTGCCGTCATAGTAATAATAGGTGTGAACGGAACCGGCAAGACCACTACTATAGGAAAGTTGTCTGAGAAACTCAGAAGGGAAGGCAGAAGAGTTGTGATTGCTGCTGCTGATACCTTCAGGGCAGCGGCAATTGATCAGCTCGTCATATGGGGCGAACGAAGCAGTGCATCCGTGATCAGGCAATCTGACGGCGCTGACCCCGCTGCCGTTGTATATGACGCCATTGCCTCTGCCAGGGCAAAGGGGGCGGATGTACTTATAGTGGATACAGCCGGACGTCTTCATACAAAGGTTAACCTGATGGAGGAACTCAGGAAGATCCGGAGGATCCTTGAGAGAGAACATCCCGGGAGTCCGCATGAAGTGTTACTCGTTCTTGATGCAACAACAGGTCAAAATGCCCTTTCCCAGGCACGCCTCTTCAATAAAGACATAGGAGTCTCGGGTATAGTATTAACCAAACTCGATGGAACTGCGAAGGGCGGCATAATACTCAGCATTACCGAAGAGCTCAATATCCCGGTTAAGTTGATCGGGGTAGGCGAAGGGATCGGGGATCTGAAAGACTTCGACGCAAGGGAATTTGTAGACGCCCTGTTTGAGCAGGCATGA
- the ybeY gene encoding rRNA maturation RNase YbeY — MIIEVKNSQRKFRVNLKKIKADAYKILSLCRTGETELSILIVNNGFMRILNRQYRGIDKPTDVLSFIPSTPTHMVKTVPEDGKSGRFLGDIVLSMEKIHSQAAERGHSTDKEFRILLIHGILHLLGYDHEISQKEARRMKRKEKIILSGLQDA, encoded by the coding sequence ATGATTATAGAGGTAAAAAATAGTCAGAGAAAATTCAGGGTCAACCTTAAAAAAATTAAGGCAGATGCTTATAAAATATTATCACTGTGCAGGACCGGTGAAACAGAATTAAGCATACTGATTGTAAACAACGGATTCATGAGAATACTTAACAGGCAATACAGGGGGATTGACAAACCAACCGATGTGCTTTCTTTTATCCCCTCAACACCAACCCATATGGTTAAGACGGTCCCGGAGGATGGTAAATCCGGAAGATTCCTTGGAGACATAGTGCTATCAATGGAAAAGATACACTCGCAGGCAGCAGAGCGGGGTCATTCCACGGATAAAGAGTTTCGGATTCTGCTGATACATGGCATCCTCCATCTTCTGGGGTATGATCATGAAATCTCGCAAAAAGAGGCCCGGAGGATGAAGCGGAAGGAAAAAATCATCTTATCCGGATTACAGGACGCCTGA
- a CDS encoding diguanylate cyclase, producing MDNNNFIRELTSEWTGILARLADFTLVCCNEVRYKAGQSDEFRLCRLLQEDSNGRLFCERDCTAPLAQANKRQEPVYFKCYAHLNSVAIPVLPNTGNSGTRFILGGRILTSYDDLVAYRSVAEKLGIDDNRISEAVRGVSTKNREAFKSSADALKTVVDHLLQGDSVKRDMENDMSRINTIIRIATSPGIMADEKVFYDTVLDSIGVLFNARTAMLLIRENSSDNFSSKAAFGYAKDSLSGFRISESDSMINDVLIRKDTAESTEVFEILKAGFPSVFTSVKIFPVSIGNRVDGLIVIFNTKISQADEELLKIFCQCIATVMGNHILAAARADMENRVLASLHALYAIASCIDSSDLFSNIVEKSAEVVGAEQGSIMLLNEEAHEIEVKSTLGLNLAILSHIRIRPGEGIAGSVLETGMPMVVSNVEADNRVSRPNRVRYRTKSFISLPLKIRNKSIGVLNLADKKDGTFFSENDIKLLEAIALYSAVAIERRVYYQSAIDLRKISITDPLTSLLNRRYFEERIAEEMERSKRHRQPFSLIILDIDNFKNLNDTYGHLYGDEILKTTTSVIRRCVRIIDIAARYGGEEFAIILPTTDKNDAGIIAERIRAEIEGTVCLAKDTGTTLNITVSLGIASFPDDASAAEELINNADRALYRAKSQGKNKVVIFGSL from the coding sequence ATGGACAATAATAACTTCATCAGGGAATTGACATCTGAGTGGACGGGCATTCTTGCAAGACTTGCAGATTTTACATTAGTCTGCTGTAACGAGGTTAGGTATAAGGCCGGGCAAAGTGATGAGTTCAGATTATGCAGGTTGCTGCAGGAAGATAGTAACGGAAGATTATTCTGTGAGAGGGATTGTACCGCGCCCCTTGCACAGGCCAACAAAAGACAAGAACCTGTATATTTCAAGTGTTATGCCCACCTGAATAGTGTTGCCATCCCTGTTTTACCCAATACCGGGAATAGTGGTACGCGTTTCATACTTGGGGGAAGAATATTAACCTCATATGATGACCTGGTTGCTTACAGGAGTGTTGCTGAAAAGCTTGGGATTGATGATAACCGCATCTCTGAAGCTGTCAGAGGGGTTTCCACAAAAAACAGAGAAGCATTCAAATCTTCTGCAGATGCCCTGAAAACAGTAGTTGATCACCTGCTGCAGGGTGACAGCGTCAAGAGGGATATGGAAAATGACATGTCCCGTATCAATACTATAATCAGAATTGCAACTTCCCCGGGAATCATGGCGGATGAAAAGGTGTTTTACGATACTGTGCTTGATTCTATTGGCGTGTTATTCAATGCAAGAACCGCCATGTTGCTGATAAGAGAAAACAGCAGTGATAACTTTTCGTCAAAAGCCGCATTCGGATACGCAAAAGACTCTCTCTCAGGATTTCGCATAAGTGAGTCTGACAGTATGATTAATGACGTTTTAATAAGGAAAGATACAGCGGAGTCAACAGAGGTATTTGAAATTCTAAAGGCAGGTTTCCCGAGTGTCTTTACCTCGGTTAAAATATTTCCGGTCAGCATCGGCAACAGGGTAGATGGCCTGATAGTAATATTCAATACGAAGATATCGCAGGCCGATGAAGAACTTCTCAAAATATTTTGCCAGTGCATCGCAACGGTGATGGGCAATCACATCCTTGCAGCGGCCCGTGCTGACATGGAAAACAGGGTTCTGGCATCACTTCACGCCCTGTATGCCATCGCCTCATGCATAGATTCCAGCGACCTCTTTAGCAATATAGTGGAAAAGTCTGCGGAGGTTGTTGGTGCAGAGCAGGGTTCAATAATGCTGCTGAATGAGGAGGCACATGAGATTGAAGTAAAATCAACACTGGGCCTGAACCTTGCAATTCTCAGTCACATCAGGATAAGACCCGGGGAGGGAATAGCAGGAAGCGTATTGGAAACAGGGATGCCGATGGTTGTAAGTAACGTGGAAGCGGACAACAGGGTCTCGAGGCCCAACCGGGTCCGCTACAGGACAAAGTCATTTATAAGCCTCCCGCTTAAGATAAGGAATAAGAGCATAGGCGTGTTAAATCTGGCTGATAAGAAAGATGGAACCTTCTTTTCAGAAAATGATATCAAACTTCTTGAGGCAATAGCCCTCTATTCGGCAGTTGCAATTGAGCGCAGGGTCTATTATCAGAGCGCCATTGACCTGCGCAAGATATCCATAACTGATCCGCTTACAAGCCTCCTTAACAGGAGATATTTTGAAGAGAGGATAGCAGAGGAAATGGAGCGTTCCAAACGTCACAGACAACCGTTTTCACTTATTATACTTGACATAGATAATTTTAAGAACCTCAATGATACCTATGGACATTTATACGGAGATGAAATTTTAAAGACCACTACCAGTGTTATAAGGAGATGTGTTAGGATAATTGACATTGCAGCAAGGTATGGAGGAGAAGAATTCGCAATTATCCTTCCAACGACAGACAAAAATGACGCAGGTATTATTGCTGAACGTATCCGGGCCGAGATTGAAGGGACCGTATGCCTCGCAAAAGATACCGGCACAACATTGAATATTACTGTAAGTCTCGGAATTGCATCTTTTCCAGACGATGCCTCTGCGGCAGAAGAGCTTATCAATAACGCTGACAGGGCCCTGTACAGGGCAAAGAGTCAGGGAAAAAACAAGGTGGTGATCTTTGGAAGTTTATAG
- a CDS encoding response regulator: protein MENKCNILVVDDMVGPREALRMILKNKHEVTTVENGELALDCLGKKDFYVAIIDIKMAGMDGLQLLKKIKETKPDTEVVLMTAYASVDTAKNALRYGALDYLIKPFDHKDVIEIVEKGVARRGEQVKTRLEIERLHIATSELSKKVEDAKRNIESHYASTVKALLATIDAKDQYTRGHSERVARFSAFLAEKACFQHDKILSLEQAALIHDIGKIGVEGYILKKPGTLDTVEFDEIRKHPMIGAKIITSVDFLQDMRPIILCHHERFDGSGFPEGIKGSAIPMSARIVAVADAVDAMLCDRPYRPAMALEHVKEELTLMAGKQFDPEIVSVVINSGLLECYSGIFDFQHS, encoded by the coding sequence ATGGAGAATAAATGCAACATCCTCGTGGTTGATGATATGGTGGGACCACGGGAAGCTCTCCGCATGATTCTGAAGAATAAACATGAAGTAACGACAGTTGAAAATGGTGAACTGGCCCTGGATTGCCTCGGCAAAAAAGACTTCTATGTGGCGATCATAGATATCAAGATGGCCGGCATGGATGGATTGCAGCTTCTGAAAAAGATCAAAGAAACAAAGCCGGACACCGAAGTTGTTTTGATGACGGCATATGCCAGTGTGGATACTGCAAAGAATGCCCTTCGTTACGGTGCACTTGACTACCTTATTAAACCCTTTGATCACAAGGATGTGATTGAAATAGTGGAAAAAGGGGTAGCAAGGCGGGGGGAGCAGGTCAAGACCAGGCTTGAGATAGAGAGGCTGCACATAGCCACTTCTGAATTATCAAAAAAAGTTGAGGATGCGAAACGGAATATTGAAAGTCATTATGCAAGTACGGTAAAGGCGTTGCTTGCAACCATTGACGCAAAAGACCAGTATACGAGGGGCCACTCTGAAAGGGTTGCAAGATTTTCTGCATTCCTTGCTGAAAAGGCATGTTTTCAGCATGATAAGATACTGAGTCTTGAGCAGGCAGCCCTTATTCATGATATAGGCAAGATAGGCGTGGAAGGGTATATCCTCAAAAAGCCCGGTACACTGGATACCGTGGAGTTTGATGAAATCAGGAAGCATCCTATGATCGGGGCAAAGATTATCACATCCGTTGATTTCCTTCAGGATATGAGACCGATAATATTATGTCACCACGAACGGTTTGACGGCTCGGGCTTTCCCGAGGGGATAAAGGGATCAGCCATTCCCATGAGTGCACGGATAGTTGCAGTTGCCGATGCGGTTGATGCCATGCTGTGCGACCGTCCTTACAGGCCGGCGATGGCGCTGGAACATGTAAAGGAAGAATTGACGTTAATGGCGGGGAAACAGTTCGATCCGGAAATCGTATCTGTTGTCATTAACAGCGGCCTTCTTGAGTGTTATTCCGGAATTTTTGATTTTCAGCATAGCTGA
- a CDS encoding response regulator transcription factor, whose translation MGYPRQQALQQKVVNLLIVDDHALFRQGLRRILESLNWISVVGEAADGNEAVHLARETNPDIILMDVSMPHLNGLEATQRIKRILPDTAIILLTMYEDNFLQEDGMRIGASGYLPKKSVDRELFDAIAAVSAGDKYFYRFSHVPQDAGRFLPSSGISYESLSAREKEVLRLLAGGMTNRGISEHLCISINTVETHRKKIMKKLDLHNLSDIIKYTMVHGLLRQA comes from the coding sequence ATGGGTTACCCCAGGCAACAGGCGTTGCAACAAAAGGTTGTTAATTTACTTATAGTGGATGACCATGCCCTGTTCAGGCAGGGGCTCAGGCGCATCCTTGAATCATTGAATTGGATTTCCGTTGTCGGAGAGGCCGCTGACGGGAATGAGGCGGTTCATTTGGCCCGTGAGACCAATCCTGATATTATCCTGATGGATGTATCAATGCCGCATCTTAATGGACTTGAGGCTACTCAGAGGATAAAGCGAATTTTACCTGATACGGCAATCATTCTCCTTACCATGTATGAAGATAATTTCCTCCAGGAAGACGGGATGAGGATTGGCGCTTCAGGTTATCTGCCCAAGAAGTCCGTTGACAGGGAGCTGTTTGACGCAATAGCTGCTGTCTCTGCGGGAGATAAATATTTCTACAGGTTTTCTCATGTGCCTCAGGATGCAGGAAGGTTTTTGCCATCATCGGGGATATCATACGAATCCCTCAGCGCCCGTGAAAAGGAGGTGCTTCGCCTTCTCGCCGGAGGCATGACCAACAGGGGCATATCTGAACATCTATGCATAAGTATAAATACAGTGGAAACCCACCGTAAAAAGATCATGAAGAAACTTGATCTTCATAACCTGAGCGACATTATCAAATATACAATGGTGCATGGTCTACTCAGGCAGGCGTGA